Proteins from one Dehalococcoidia bacterium genomic window:
- a CDS encoding DUF1801 domain-containing protein, with translation MNADREAALVLSLIPRGMRDTVEALRALVKEAVPEVNERPQPRTKTFNYDHHGALLAISGYQNWASIGFIRGDQLRDDGAVLEGTGAGMRHVRVARGAPLPAERIIALVRQAAELNERLGPPKGKSRAWGGGR, from the coding sequence GTGAACGCTGACCGGGAGGCGGCCCTCGTGCTCTCCCTCATCCCGCGGGGCATGCGCGACACCGTCGAAGCGCTACGCGCGCTCGTGAAGGAAGCCGTCCCGGAGGTGAACGAAAGGCCTCAGCCGCGCACGAAGACGTTCAACTATGACCACCACGGCGCCCTGCTGGCCATCTCCGGCTACCAGAACTGGGCCAGCATTGGTTTCATCCGGGGCGATCAACTGCGCGACGACGGCGCCGTCCTCGAAGGTACCGGCGCCGGCATGCGTCATGTGCGCGTCGCGCGCGGCGCCCCGTTGCCGGCCGAGAGGATCATAGCGCTCGTAAGGCAGGCGGCCGAGCTCAACGAGCGGCTGGGGCCGCCGAAAGGGAAAAGCCGGGCCTGGGGAGGCGGCCGGTAG